Within Bdellovibrionales bacterium, the genomic segment CGTCAAGTAAAACCAGCAACTGCCTCCCAGGCCGATTGCAGTGATTATACAGAGCGGTTTAATTGCGCCCCCAATCGGGTAGCTCTTTTCCACCTTCACGACTTCGTTCTGCCCCTTTTGGTTGGTCATTTTGCCTTCGTATCCCAGCCGAATTGTCGCGCAGCCTGTGAACGAAAAAACAAGAAGACTCAAAGTAATGGAATCAAAAACTGACTTCACCATTCCTCCCTTGCAAGAGCCCCCAATCTAGTGAATTCTTTTTTGTTATGAAAGATAAAAAAGCATTTTATTTAATTCTGCGCTTTGGCATGCTCATTTTTTTGACAAACCTCGGTTGCTCGAACCTCTTGTATTATCCGACAAGATCGATTTATGTGGATATGAACAAGTTGAAGCCCCTGCCAGAGGAAGTGTCTTTTGAACTTGAAAAAGGACAGAGCATTCACGGTTGGTATTTTCAATCCCAAAACAATCTCCCTCGATCGGTCGTAGTATTTTTTCATGGAAATGGGCAGAATCGTTCTGCCCACTTTTATTCGCTCTATTGGCTGCTCAAAGAGGGCCATGATTTGGCCATTTTCGATTATCCTGGATATGGACAGACAGAGGGTCAGCCGTCCCCTCAGAATACCGTAAAAACAGCCATGGGCGCCATAAACTATGTGCGCAGACTAAAGCCAGGACTTCCCCTGATTGTTTACGGTCACAGTCTAGGAGGCGCTATCGCCATGCGGGCTGTTTGGGAGTTGCGATCAGACTTTCTGCCAAAAATTCTCGTGGTAGACAGCTCCTTTTTGTCCTATCAGAATACGGCGCGAGCGATCATGTCTAAATCTCCATGGACCTGGGCGCTACAGCCCTTTTCGGCATTCCTATTCAGCGATGAGTGGGCTCCAGCTCAGCGAGTTTCTGAAATGGCTGGAACCAAGATCATTGTGATTCACTCGAAAAAAGATGAGATCATTCCCTTTGCAATGGGTAAGGAAATCTTTGAGGCAGCCTCCTTTCCAAAGGAATTCTGGCAAAAGGAAGCTGGCGGTCACAATGAGTCCTTTTCTGATTCAGAAGGGGCAGCACTCAAGGTAAGGCTCCTCAAATCGCTTTCAGAGTCTTTAAATAACTAAAACCTCAGGATGAATTGATTGGACCCGATGAATCCTTCTCGGCTGCCAAATACCCTCAAAATCAGGCGAGGGAAGGCAGTCCTGTGACAATTATCGTCCCCCGTTTTGACAAAACTTCAGGCTCGCAATCTTAGAATCATCTTCTGGGTCAGCTTTTATTTTGGGCTATCCATAAGAAGTGACAAGTCAATTTGAAATACTCAAGGGGCTCTAATTGATCTGGAACAGGGATTTGCAGAATGAGGGAGGCCAATCCAGGTTTTGGCTTAATCCTAGTCACAGACCGCTAAGGAGTATTTTTGTGAATGAGGCATTGTGCAAGATGAAAACAGATAAGGTGATGATTGGAAAGTCGGAAGATATATCATTTTTGAAATCGGTCTACGCAATACTCATCCTTGTCATGATAATTGGCAGTACCCGTGAAGTTATTGCGCGTGAATCAAAGTCTCAAGGTGCAGCGGATACTTCTGTCTTAAGTGCCGAAGTGACGAAGGGCGTATCAGGGAATGATCTGACATCCAACTTTTCGACAGAACCTGCGGATCTACCAGAGATTAGTTTGGAAGAAGGAGAGCGGGTCAGACTCCGTTTAAAACATCAAATCGATCTTCTTTTGTCGCCTCCAGATTCGAGTTTGATGTCTGAATATCTCGCTCTAGATTCAAACTTGAGACAAAAATTTAACACCAAACGCCTGGGAATATTGAGAGCTCTTGCGGGAATTTTATCTAAAGGACGCCTTGTTTTTGGATTACATGGTTTTGTGAAAGGTAAGTATCATCAAATTCGAAATAGAGATCAGTCTGGGAAAACCACAGATGCTTTAACAGATATTTTTCCGCCCACCCAGAGGCGCTCGGTGGCAGAACATGGCCTTGCTGTAGTGAGAGATATAGTTGGTGCTGTCGATAAATTTCTCCTTTCTCAAGTGAATCTCCTTATTGAATCAAACGAAGTTGGCTTTGTTATGGGACTCGCTCCCATTCTCGAGGCAGGCGCAGCAAAATGGGGCTATGGCGGAGCGCCGCTGTCTGTTTATTTAAGTGTGGGATATAACTCCCATGAGAATAGTTATGTTTTTGATATTGCGAGAGGGAGCGAATACTTTGAGAGCGCAATGTCTGTATTTGTTATTGGAGGACTCAATATTCAGACGGGCGTCTACTTACTTTCCAGCAAATTGGAGAGAGATCATCAGTCTCGAACGGGGACAACATTTTATCCACCAGTTGCACCCATGTACGTTAAAGTTACACAATCAGGAGATTATGCGAGTGCAGGAATGAGTACGACCTTCCCTCCATTGGGTGGAGATCTTTTCACCTGGCAAAACAAAGGGTCTCAAGTATCTGTGTTGAGAGTTAAGATTTCAAAACACATTCCTGGCTTTGTTCGTTGGACTTGGGGCGGAATTCCAAATCTGGGAATTGTTTGGCAGAAGGTCAGCAACGTAGTGGCAGAGTTGAAATCCCGTTCTCAAACTTGGGATTGATTGAAGAAATCCTCTCCGTCGACTTCTGCTGGTTTGTGTCGCCAAGCAGTTATTGGGGGTAGATTTGCGGATATTCAATAAGTGAGATTCACAAATTCAGATTGAGACTTTTGAAAATACGGGCAATAGTAAGAACTGTCTCATATCTGAGGTTCATGAGGGAGTCCTGCGCGAGGAAGAGCGAGCGAGAGATGGGGGTAGTGTGGGGTCACTTGAGAAAAAATTGATCTTAGTGGTTGATGATGAGCCTCTGCTTCGAGAGATTGTGAGAACCTTGGTAGAGGATGAGGGGGGCAGTGTTATTGAGGCTTCTGATGGAGACTCTGCATTTGCGATTTTGCAAGCGCAAAAGGTGGATTTAGTGATTTCAGATGTTCGTATGCCCATTGTAAGTGGAGAAGAGTTGGCACGAAAGATCAGATCCACTGATCCAAGGATCCCCGTTATTATTCTGATGACGGGTTTTTCTGATTTGGATCTTGATACGGCGAAAAAAATTGGGGTGAGAACGGTGTTATCGAAGCCTTTCAATTCGGAAGAGTTTATGAAAGAAGTAATTGCATCCTTGGCTGAGGCCGAATAGATCACTTATTCTGACTTTTTTCAGTTTTCATTGTGATCTTCCTTCTTGTAGCACTCCATTGTTGGCGACGACCACTTCCCTGCATTGAATGGACTTGTCCACCGGGATCTTTGAAGACCTTCTTCCTCGATTTTGATTCACAAAATGCAATGCGTAATAGGGATCTGAAAGGAGGCGATCCAGTTCATCCCACATGGGCTGAAGTTCAGTCTCCTCCCCACGATAGAGAATTTCCTTAAAGACTTTCTGTTCCAGCATATATTTACTTACTTTACTCGGCAAGTTTAGGAAAAAGTCCGCAAGACCCTGTCGAACATTGCTAATTCGATCAGCCAACTTCAAAGCCACCGAAAGTCGATCTGTTCGGGTCCTTCTATAGGTATTTTTCAAAATATCTTCAGGGCTCAATCCGACCTGATCCTTGTCGCTATTATTTAATTTAGTGACCCCCAGGACTATTCGGGCAAGTTGAGAGGAAAACAAGTCCTCTATCTCTTCATAAGTCGCGTCGGTATCTTCGATGACATCATGAATGAGTGCCGCGCTTCCCAGTACAAGTCCCTCAATTGAATCCTTAGGTCCAAATCCAAACTCTCTTAGTACTGCTTTGACATTGTTCAAGTGCCTCGTATAGGACTCGCCAGCGTATTCTTGCTGGTTTTCAGCTACATGCTTTTGATGAGAATATCTGATTACGGCTTTGTGCTGGGCCTTGAGCTGCAAAACGAAATTATTTATTTTGCTGATTTTTGCAATCAGTTTAGAATGAGCGGGAATCGTCGCCAAAATTGATCGAATGTCGGTTTGATCCCGAAGAGCAAATTGAGAGATTTTTTCCAGCAAGCTTGAGAATTCATTCAACTCATCTAGAGTGTCAAACGAATCAAGTATGTAGATTAGATGGTCATGCCGAAACCAAGGAGAAAGATAATTCGAAGAAGGGATGGTCGATCTGGACGAGCTATTGGACAACATTGACCCCACAAGATCATAGTATTTAATCACAGCTTCGATTTTAGCTTGGTGAAGAAGGTCGGTCTCACCCTGTTGATCACTTCTGTACAGATCAAATAAATCTGAAAGTTTTTTGGTTCTCATCTGCAGCGATCCGCTCTCGTTCGCTAGACCGGGCCATGAAAAAGAAATTAAAAATACGCAAAACACAGGCATAAAAAAACGAGTATTCACGAACAGTTTCCTCTCAGGATTTTCCATTTACTCCAACCGACAAAGAGAAGGCCATGACTATCCTTGTTTGTGAGAAAAAGATAGAGGAATCAGGCTTTAGATTCCCGAAACTCCAATTTGAGATTGGTAAAAGATGAGCAAATGGTTAGAACAGAAAAGTTTCCATGGCAAAATGAAAAATCGTATCAGTGCTTAAGGCCACACAATCGGAAGAGCTTCGCTGAGGGCCAATTGCTGTACAGTCCTCCGATCTATCTTACCACTTGTAACATATGGAAATGGAGAGAGAAAATAGATCTTTCGTGGAACGGTCACCGGGGGTATTTCATGGGCCATCGATGCCAGACAATCCTCCAATTTTGACTTTTCCATTTGTTGATCGATGACTCCGATAACGTGGTTGGGAGACGTGCGACTGTCTGAGAGGGCAATCAAGGAAACTCCCTGAGATCTCTGTGAAAAATAGTATTCGATTTCTTCAGCCTCTATTCTGATTCCTGCAATTTTAAGCTGCCAGTCTGTGCGTCCAAGAAAAATGACTTGCCCCTTTGCGTTTCGAGTTACTAAATCACCAGTGCGGTACCATAGTTGGAGGTTGTTTCCCCATCGAATGAATTTTTTTTGTGTATCTGGGACGTTTTCGACATATTCTTTTGCTAGCTGCGGACCGGAGATCATCAGTTCTCCGCGTTTCCCGACTTCCTTGATCTCATTTAACTCCTCATCTACGATGGCGAACTGGTGATCGAGGTAGCAATTACCGATAGGAATTCGTGATTCTTCCAGCTCAACATCCGAGATAACATACCGAAATACATTCACGGTTGCTTCGATGGGGCCATAAAGGTTTTCGATTCGTGAATTTTGAGCACAGGTCTTCCAGCGGCGGCAAACTTCCTTGTCGAGTGATTCGCCCGTAAATGTCGTGTATCGCAGAGAAGGTAGGGAATTGGCGTTGAGATCTATTCCTCTTTGAAAATTGAGTTGGACTAAGGTGGGGACTGATGACCAATAGGTGATGGAATTTTTAGAAATGAAATTGGCAATATCGAATTTGTAACTATCTGCCAAGGGGTAGAGGGTAGCGCCATTGACAAAGGCTAAAAAAATATCGCTCAAGCAGGGATCAAAACTCAGTCCAAATGTTTGCGAGATTCGATCGCTTCGACTGATCAGATAATTTGAGAGAAAATTGGAAAGAAAGCTGGAGAAGTTCCCTCGTGTAATGCCAACACATTTTGGTTGCCCAGTGCTTCCAGAGGTGGAGAGGTAATAGCAAATTTTGTTGTGATCTTCCTTTTCAAGGTACTTGGTGTTAATCGAGCTTAAAATATCTTTGTCCGAAAAATTGACAAGAGAAAAATCACTTTCGTATTCCTCAAAGAATTTGGCGTGCCGTTCATCTAGGGAAGTGCAGGCAATGACGCTTTTGACTTGAAGTTTTTTTAGGAGATTTCCTTGATGAGAGAGAGATTTTGATTTGTAGATGGGAACGAAGGGGCGATGACTGAGCATGCAAGCGATCACCGACAAGTAGGCATCGATGCACTTCTCTCCATATATTCCGACCGATTCATTTGAAGAGGTGTTCTCGGTTAGAAAACTTGCCAGTTGGAGAGCTTTTTTAGTGAAGTCTCCGTAATTGATAGAACTGGAGCCCTTGCGTTGAGAGAGGACGACAGCAGGGCTTTTGGCAATTTCGATCCCATTCTGCAGTATCGTTGTGAGGTATTCGGTTAATGTCGTCATCGATAAATCCCCAGGTTACGAGACCACACGAAGAGCGTAGGGATAAATGTAAATTTCAATCGCTGGAAAGATCATGGATATCAAAAAGTGGTTAATTGCGATCGATGCCCATTGAAAGATTGGATGAGAGTATTTCCTGAGCAAATGACTCCATAATGTTGCTCCAAAAATGATTAAAATGAGCCAGAGGCTCGCCCAGGAAATAGAAAATACCAAACTGGAAAGCAAATTCAATGGAGGAGCTCTCAGCTCTGGGACAAGAAGCGCATAGAATGAGCGGATAAAAATGTCCTGAAAGAGCATCATGTGAATGATAACCAAGACAAAGGAAGCAAGAATTGCAAAAATATAGTTCCGAAAGAGGCCGAATAAGGGAATGTAAATATGTCGAAAAAAGAACTTGTAGAGATAGGTTGAGCCCCTTTGCCAGGTTTCCATAGGTGTTTTGGCGAGAATCATAAAATAGGAGGGGTCGGGACAGTTGACGCCAAACAAGCGTGACATGCCCGCCAATTGGCTAAAACTGGCGATGAGAAAGAGGATGAAATAGGTGTAGTGTCCGAAAATGGCTCCGAGTCCTTGAACATGAAGAGAAGCCAATAGGTTCTTTCCCAAAAATGCAATAGCAAAAAGAATAGCTCCAGTGTAACAATTCCAAATTCCTTTCCACCAAAGTTTTTTTTGTTCGACCTTTTCCAAACAAAAAGTGGTTTCTTCAGGCCACAAAGTACTCCAGGCGAAATTGGTTGGGACGAAAGCAAAATCCTCCTTCGCCGGAAGATTGACCGCCAATACCCAGTAGACAACAAAGAGAAGATACATCTGAGGGTGAAGAATCCAAAATAGTTTGAGAACCTGAGAATTATTTTTTGTGGCCGCTTCGTGAGCGAGTAGATAGCCAATGGCGAGAAAGAAGAGAACAAAAAGGGGAGCCCCAGCGAGCGCTAAAGAGCGACTTTTTTGAGAATATCGTAGCAAAACATATCCACCAAGGGCACACAGAGGTATGGCTGCCATGCTCCAACCTGGTTCCATGATCCAGTAGCAAGCCAATACCCAAGAGAAAGTGAGAGTGAGGTAGCGCAAAATTCCAAACCAGGAAGTAGGGCAGTAATAGAACAATAAAGCCCCGGTGCAAAGTGCCGAATAAAGGATTTTTCTTTCCAAAAATAAATCAATACGAACTCCGAAAGGAGAAGGAGTCATAGCGAGCGGAAAGACGATGAGGTGATAGAAT encodes:
- a CDS encoding AMP-binding protein, producing the protein MTTLTEYLTTILQNGIEIAKSPAVVLSQRKGSSSINYGDFTKKALQLASFLTENTSSNESVGIYGEKCIDAYLSVIACMLSHRPFVPIYKSKSLSHQGNLLKKLQVKSVIACTSLDERHAKFFEEYESDFSLVNFSDKDILSSINTKYLEKEDHNKICYYLSTSGSTGQPKCVGITRGNFSSFLSNFLSNYLISRSDRISQTFGLSFDPCLSDIFLAFVNGATLYPLADSYKFDIANFISKNSITYWSSVPTLVQLNFQRGIDLNANSLPSLRYTTFTGESLDKEVCRRWKTCAQNSRIENLYGPIEATVNVFRYVISDVELEESRIPIGNCYLDHQFAIVDEELNEIKEVGKRGELMISGPQLAKEYVENVPDTQKKFIRWGNNLQLWYRTGDLVTRNAKGQVIFLGRTDWQLKIAGIRIEAEEIEYYFSQRSQGVSLIALSDSRTSPNHVIGVIDQQMEKSKLEDCLASMAHEIPPVTVPRKIYFLSPFPYVTSGKIDRRTVQQLALSEALPIVWP
- a CDS encoding response regulator; the protein is MGSLEKKLILVVDDEPLLREIVRTLVEDEGGSVIEASDGDSAFAILQAQKVDLVISDVRMPIVSGEELARKIRSTDPRIPVIILMTGFSDLDLDTAKKIGVRTVLSKPFNSEEFMKEVIASLAEAE
- a CDS encoding HD domain-containing protein, with the protein product MLSNSSSRSTIPSSNYLSPWFRHDHLIYILDSFDTLDELNEFSSLLEKISQFALRDQTDIRSILATIPAHSKLIAKISKINNFVLQLKAQHKAVIRYSHQKHVAENQQEYAGESYTRHLNNVKAVLREFGFGPKDSIEGLVLGSAALIHDVIEDTDATYEEIEDLFSSQLARIVLGVTKLNNSDKDQVGLSPEDILKNTYRRTRTDRLSVALKLADRISNVRQGLADFFLNLPSKVSKYMLEQKVFKEILYRGEETELQPMWDELDRLLSDPYYALHFVNQNRGRRSSKIPVDKSIQCREVVVANNGVLQEGRSQ
- a CDS encoding alpha/beta fold hydrolase, which translates into the protein MKDKKAFYLILRFGMLIFLTNLGCSNLLYYPTRSIYVDMNKLKPLPEEVSFELEKGQSIHGWYFQSQNNLPRSVVVFFHGNGQNRSAHFYSLYWLLKEGHDLAIFDYPGYGQTEGQPSPQNTVKTAMGAINYVRRLKPGLPLIVYGHSLGGAIAMRAVWELRSDFLPKILVVDSSFLSYQNTARAIMSKSPWTWALQPFSAFLFSDEWAPAQRVSEMAGTKIIVIHSKKDEIIPFAMGKEIFEAASFPKEFWQKEAGGHNESFSDSEGAALKVRLLKSLSESLNN